DNA from Amycolatopsis sp. DSM 110486:
CAGCCGCAGTCGCACCGGGTCGCCCAGTGCCTTGAACACGCGGGCGAGTTCGGCGGCTTCGGCCTCGGCCAGCGGCGCGGAGGTCAGTCCCGCGCAGCACGCCTCGCCCTGATCGAGCACCGGCAGCTCTTGCATCGACATGCTTCTATATTGACGTTTGCCGATCCAAGGCGCAAGGTTGTTTCCACAAACGTCGATACAAGCTGATCCAGCGAGGAGAAGCACGATGACCGACCTGCGTGAAACCGTGCGCCGGCGCTACGCCGCGGCCGCTCTCGAAGTCACCTCGGGCGGGGCCGCCTGTTGCGGCCCGGCACCGGTCGAGGTGGACTTCGGCTCCACCCTCTACGCCGCCGACGAACGCGCCGAGCTGCCCGCCGAAGCCGTCGCCGCCTCCCTGGGCTGCGGCAACCCGACCGCCGTGGCCGAGCTCCGACCCGGCGACCACGTCCTCGACCTCGGCTCCGGCGGCGGCATCGACGTCCTGCTGTCCGCCCGCCGCGTCGGCCCCACCGGCAAGGCCTACGGCCTGGACCTGACCGACGAGATGCTCACCCTCGCCACCGCCAACGCCGCCAAAGCCGGCGCCACGAACGTCGAGTTCCTGCGCGGCGCGATCGAGTCCATCCCGCTGCCCGCGAACACCATCGACGTCGTCATCTCCAACTGCGTGATCAATCTGTCCACCGACAAACCCGCCGTCTTCGCGGAAACCTTCCGCGTCCTCACGCCCGGCGGCCGCCTCGCCCTCACCGACGTCGTCGCCGACGACACCCTCAGCCCGGCCCAGCGCGCCGAACGCGGCGACTACGTCGGCTGCATCGCGGGCGCGCTGTCCTTCGCGGAGTACCGCGCCGGCCTGGAGGCCGCGGGCTTCACGGACATCCGGCTCACCCCGACCCACCCCGTCGCCGACGGCATGCACTCCGCGATCGTCCGCGCCACCAAACCCGCCTGACCGAGCGGATCCTGGCACTCTCGCGAGGGTGAACCTGACCGTCGTCGGCCAGGCCGTGGGCCTGTTCACCGTGACCAACGTCGACGACCTCCTCGTGCTGGCCCTGTTCTTCGCCCGCGGCGCGGGCCTTCCCGGCGCGACCCGAGCCGTCGCGATCGGCCAGTACCTCGGGTTCCTGGCGATCCTCGCCGTCGCCGTGGCGGCCGCGTTCGGGGTGACGTTCCTGCCGGCCGGCTTCGTCCCGTACCTCGGCCTGCTGCCGATCGCGCTGGGGATCCGCGCCGCCGTCCAGGCCTGGCGCCACCGCGGCGACGACGGGGAAAC
Protein-coding regions in this window:
- a CDS encoding cadmium resistance transporter; this translates as MNLTVVGQAVGLFTVTNVDDLLVLALFFARGAGLPGATRAVAIGQYLGFLAILAVAVAAAFGVTFLPAGFVPYLGLLPIALGIRAAVQAWRHRGDDGETTRPGRPRTLEVAAVTFANGGDNIGVYVPVFATAGPGGTSVYAVVFLVLVAAWLAAGRHLATRPAVARVLARWGHVVLPAVLIGIGLLILIDGA
- the arsM gene encoding arsenite methyltransferase; translated protein: MTDLRETVRRRYAAAALEVTSGGAACCGPAPVEVDFGSTLYAADERAELPAEAVAASLGCGNPTAVAELRPGDHVLDLGSGGGIDVLLSARRVGPTGKAYGLDLTDEMLTLATANAAKAGATNVEFLRGAIESIPLPANTIDVVISNCVINLSTDKPAVFAETFRVLTPGGRLALTDVVADDTLSPAQRAERGDYVGCIAGALSFAEYRAGLEAAGFTDIRLTPTHPVADGMHSAIVRATKPA